A genomic stretch from Scheffersomyces stipitis CBS 6054 chromosome 6, complete sequence includes:
- a CDS encoding predicted protein (go_function catalytic activity): MLIDKESRYDRQLRLWASTGQTNLENSHICLINATPTGSEILKNLVLPGIGEFTIIDNRRVTPQDLSGNFFLKRQDLNQVLADAVKANLSELNSEVCGHSINRSIISILSEESHQFWDQFNVVIVSDYVPQLELLKEILWNKKTPLLIVNTIGFYGSLNIIANEITVIETHDPSRLYDLRIDKPWPELQAFVNSIDLDSLDDTDHAHVPYIVIYIKALQTWKVDHNGSVPQNYHEKKLFRSYIEQLSRNINLEANFIEASNSIHRALQTTGIPISIQKLFEKVTAANESFDASTPIFWIFIKALKRFVEKNDNQLPLPGTLPDMASDTTSYLCLQTIYREKAWKDQELFTREVIKVLEEVGRSKEELNRDSITSFCKNSQMLYVTSGSKKLYSSSLIQELLNSSNDAENDPYNTLGIYFAILTYNLFIEKCNRSPTLKDLDLLEILFADNILNRSSVPSSVITTFRELLSHNTRHYHNINSLMGGIASQEVLKLATAQYTPLDNLFVFDGIRSVSEKWKI; the protein is encoded by the coding sequence ATGCTCATAGATAAAGAGTCTCGTTATGATAGACAGCTCCGGTTGTGGGCCTCGACGGGCCAAACCAACCTTGAGAACTCCCATATCTGTCTCATCAACGCCACTCCTACTGGCTCCGAAATCCTCAAAAACTTGGTCCTTCCTGGTATCGGCGAGTTCACCATTATCGATAATAGACGGGTAACACCGCAAGACTTGTCAGGgaacttctttctcaaaaGGCAGGATTTAAACCAAGTGCTAGCAGATGCAGTAAAAGCCAATCTCAGCGAATTGAACTCGGAAGTATGCGGCCATTCGATCAACAGATCCATCATATCCATTCTCCTGGAAGAATCCCATCAATTCTGGGACCAGTTCAACGTAGTCATCGTCAGCGACTATGTGCCTCAGCTCGAGCTTCTCAAGGAGATTCTCTGGAATAAAAAGACGCCTCTCCTTATTGTCAACACCATAGGATTTTACGGTTCACTCAACATCATCGCCAACGAAATCACCGTCATCGAAACTCACGACCCTTCACGACTTTACGACTTAAGAATAGATAAGCCCTGGCCAGAATTGCAGGCCTTTGTAAACTCGATAGACTTGGACTCGTTGGATGATACAGATCATGCTCATGTACCATACATTGTCATATACATCAAAGCATTACAGACGTGGAAAGTAGATCATAACGGTCTGGTACCTCAGAACTACCACGAAAAGAAACTCTTCCGCTCCtacattgaacaactcTCAAGAAACATTAACCTCGAGGCCAACTTCATCGAAGCTTCCAACTCCATTCACAGAGCATTACAGACAACAGGCATTCCAATTTCTATCCAGAAATTGTTTGAAAAGGTAACCGCGGCCAATGAAAGCTTCGATGCATCCACGCCCATCTTCTGGATCTTTATCAAGGCACTCAAGCGATTTGTAGAAAAAAATGACAACCAGCTCCCGCTTCCGGGAACCTTACCTGACATGGCTTCCGATACTACTAGCTATTTGTGTTTGCAGACCATATATAGAGAAAAGGCTTGGAAAGACCAAGAACTTTTCACAAGGGAAGTCATCAAGGTCCTAGAAGAAGTGGGAAGGtctaaagaagaactcaatCGAGACTCCATCACAAGTTTCTGCAAAAATTCTCAAATGCTATATGTGACTTCAGGTTCGAAAAAACTTTACAGTTCCAGTCTAATAcaagagttgttgaacagtTCTAACGATGCCGAAAACGATCCCTACAACACGTTGGGTATCTACTTTGCGATATTGACGTACAATTTATTCATAGAAAAGTGCAACAGATCACCTACCTTGAAGGATTTGGACTTGCTCGAGATATTGTTTGCTGATAACATCTTAAATCGTTCTTCGGTCCCAAGTTCTGTAATAACTACGTTCAGAGAATTACTAAGTCATAATACTCGTCATTACCATAATATCAATAGTTTGATGGGTGGAATTGCCAGTCAAGAAGTGCTTAAACTTGCAACAGCACAGTATACCCCACTAGACAATCTCTTTGTATTTGATGGTATTCGTTCTGtgagtgaaaaatggaagATTTAG
- the SPB4 gene encoding ATP dependent RNA helicase (involved in the maturation of 25S ribosomal RNA~go_function nucleic acid binding; helicase activity; ATP binding~go_function nucleic acid binding; helicase activity; ATP binding) produces METKKGSLDWKNLQYDLQPWIKEAIASLGFPTMTPVQAATIPLLSGNKDVVVEAVTGSGKTLAFAIPVLQKVSNRLYDSQEEGEAPEKVKQGHMLAIVLSPTRELASQIQSVFNNVIEYLPEDKIPIKTQLLVGSLSTVRDDLDRFLKDKPHILIATPGRMLDFMSSQYVKMNSVEIAILDEADKLLDFSFEKDVVNILKRLPKQRRTGLFSATISAAGNTIFRAGMNNPVKVAVKSKSTTANSAPSALHISYLMIEPEKKITTLIKLLHDYRYKKCIVYFPTCTSVKHFYSIFQKIVNGNDNTESFKFYSLHGQLATKPRLRTLQSFTDGDVALNKHILMTTDVAARGIDIPDVDLVIQLDPPTDPDVFLHRCGRTGRANKVGRAIVMLNDGSRELDYVDFMEVKGVAMQEMPTPDLNQSDHQQFQDKLRKYMLDDRARHEIAIKSYVGFVRYYTKHMATSIFRYQTLDYLGIAKMYGLLRLPKMPESKYIPNDNMPDDGWLGEPIDMDKYSYADNQQEASRLENLNAEKIKKIADAKRRKELKVKNEAWSSKTETKETKQERREKMKRKREAIEKQIMEESSDDEETKVDWKDIVKSNKKKKANSGSMQGSFDDL; encoded by the coding sequence AtggaaacaaagaaaggTTCACTCGACTGGAAAAATCTCCAGTATGACCTCCAACCATGGATCAAAGAAGCGATTGCCTCGTTGGGGTTCCCTACCATGACCCCAGTACAAGCTGCTACGATTCCTTTACTTAGTGGGAACAAAGATGTTGTCGTAGAAGCAGTGACTGGTTCAGGCAAAACTCTTGCATTTGCTATACCCGTCTTACAGAAAGTCTCGAACCGTTTGTATGActcacaagaagaaggcgaAGCCCCCGAAAAAGTTAAACAAGGACACATGCTTGCTATTGTATTATCTCCTACTAGAGAACTCGCTAGTCAAATCCAATCCGTATTCAACAATGTCATCGAATATTTACCTGAAGATAAAATTCCTATTAAAACACAGTTGCTTGTGGGTTCCCTTTCCACAGTGAGAGATGACTTGGATcgtttcttgaaagataAACCTCATATCTTGATTGCCACACCTGGTAGAATGCTTGACTTCATGTCTTCACAATATGTAAAAATGAATTCGGTAGAGATAGCTATTTTAGATGAAGCAGACAAGCTATTGGACTTCTCATTCGAAAAGGATGTTGTTAACATCCTAAAGAGATTAccaaaacaaagaagaacggGACTTTTTTCAGCTACTATTTCAGCTGCTGGAAATACAATTTTTAGAGCAGGCATGAACAACCCAGTGAAGGTGGCTGTGAAGTCCAAGTCTACCACTGCCAACTCAGCTCCTTCAGCATTGCATATCTCCTATCTAATGATAGAACCAGAAAAAAAGATCACTACTTTAATAAAGTTATTGCACGATTACAGATACAAGAAGTGTATTGTATATTTCCCTACCTGTACATCTGTTAAGCACTTTTATTCTATCTTCCAGAAAATTGTCAATGGAAATGACAACACTGAATCGTTCAAATTCTACTCATTACATGGGCAGCTTGCTACCAAACCAAGATTAAGAACATTGCAAAGTTTCACGGATGGAGATGTGGCATTGAACAAACATATCTTGATGACCACAGATGTAGCAGCCAGAGGTATCGATATCCCAGATGTAGACTTGGTTATCCAGTTAGATCCTCCAACTGATCCAGATGTGTTTTTGCACAGATGTGGTAGAACTGGAAGAGCCAATAAGGTTGGGCGTGCTATTGTCATGTTAAACGATGGTAGTCGAGAGCTAGACTATGTTGATTTCATGGAAGTGAAGGGTGTAGCAATGCAAGAAATGCCAACGCCAGACTTGAACCAGAGTGACCATCAACAGTTCCAAGACAAACTCAGAAAGTATATGCTTGATGACAGGGCCCGCCATGAAATTGCAATCAAGTCGTATGTTGGATTTGTCAGATACTACACCAAACATATGGCAACTTCTATCTTCAGATACCAGACTTTGGATTATCTTGGGATAGCTAAGATGTATGGGTTGTTGAGATTACCCAAAATGCCCGAGTCGAAATATATACCTAATGATAATATGCCTGATGATGGATGGCTAGGCGAACCCATCGATATGGACAAATATAGTTATGCAGATAACCAGCAGGAAGCATCGAGAttggaaaacttgaatgcagaaaagatcaagaagatagCTGATGCAAAGAGGAGAAAGGAGTTGAAGGTCAAAAATGAAGCATGGTCCAGTAAGACAGAAACAAAGGAAacgaaacaagaaagacgggagaagatgaagagaaaaagagaagccATTGAAAAACAGATCATGGAAGAATCTTCGGACGACGAAGAGACAAAAGTCGACTGGAAGGACATCGTAAAGAgtaacaagaagaaaaaggcAAACTCTGGCCTGATGCAAGGTTCATTCGATGATTTATAG
- the ETF3 gene encoding translation elongation factor (Elongation factor 3A (EF-3A) (EF-3) (Translation elongation factor 3A) (Eukaryotic elongation factor 3) (eEF3) (Yeast elongation factor 3)~go_component membrane~go_function ATP binding~go_process transport): MSAASESKYSTEVLSELLAKLQVADNKDDAAASLSSFLNSSIVEHDAPVEFFQDLKKQISNKATAIGALQAYRHIASANALSPSIEPYVVELVADVAAKAGDKDKDVQTAASDALLAISTAITPTAIKVLLPKLLESLTTTNKWTEKVAVLRSITQLVDTAKDQIALRMPELIPVLSESMWDTKKEVKEASTATMTKSTETIDNKDIEKFIPKLIECIAKPTEVPETVHLLGATTFVSEVTMATLSIMVPLLSRGLAERDTAIKRKAAVIVDNMCKLVEDPQVVAPFLDKLLPGLKANFQTMADPEARDVTQRALNTLKRVGTVGEDDVIPEVSTAGDIPVTLGEFEKLLEGKNINKRFDVVKTYIAAIAGDLIDEREIQPEAWLHNILPFATIFLHEAESKDIIEEFRKRALDNIPQPPAFEDEEDEGEDLCNCEFSLAYGAKILLNKTQLRLKRNRRYGLCGPNGAGKSTLMRAIANGQVEGFPTQDECKTVYVEHDIDGTHADTTVTEFVIQDGEVGLTEEVVTEKLIEFGFSDAMTKMPIQSLSGGWKMKLALARAVLKNADILLLDEPTNHLDTVNVAWLVNYLETCGITSIIVSHDSGFLDNVCEYIIHYEGFKLRKYKGNLSEFVKKCPSAQSYYELGASDLEFRFPEPGFLEGVKTKQKAIVKVSSMSFQYPGTTKPQIQDINFQCSLSSRIAVIGPNGAGKSTLINVLTGELLPTTGEVYVHENCRIAYIKQHAFAHIDNHLDKTPSEYIQWRFQTGEDRETMDRASRQISESDEQNMNKIFKVEGTPRRIAGIHARRKFKNSYEYEISWNLGENVGMKNERWVPMMSVDNTWLPRGELMETHSKLVAEVDMKEALASGQFRPLTRKEIEEHCAMLGLETELVSHSRIRGLSGGQKVKLVLAACTWQRPHLIVLDEPTNYLDRDSLGALSKALKAFEGGIVIITHSAEFTKDLTEEVWAVLDGRMTPSGHNWVQGQGAGPRLENKEDDEEDKFDAMGNKVAGAKKKKKLSSAELRKKKKERMKKKKELGDAYVSSDEEF, encoded by the coding sequence ATGTCCGCCGCCAGTGAATCCAAATACTCCACCGAGGTGCTTTCCGAGTTATTAGCCAAATTACAGGTGGCTGATAACAAGGATGATGCTGCTGCTTCACTCTCgtccttcttgaactcaTCCATCGTTGAGCACGATGCTCCTGTTGAGTTCTTCCaggacttgaagaagcaaatcTCCAACAAGGCCACTGCCATTGGTGCCTTGCAAGCTTACAGACACATTGCCTCTGCCAACGCTTTGTCTCCATCCATTGAGCCATATGTTGTTGAGTTGGTTGCTGACGTTGCTGCTAAGGCTGGTGACAAGGACAAGGATGTTCAAACTGCTGCCTCCGACGCCTTGTTGGCCATTTCCACTGCCATCACCCCAACCGCCATCAAGGTCCTCTTGccaaagttgttggaatctTTGACTACCACCAACAAGTGGACCGAAAAGGTTGCCGTCTTGAGATCGATCACTCAATTGGTTGACACTGCCAAGGACCAGATTGCCTTGAGAATGCCTGAATTGATCCCTGTCTTGTCCGAATCCATGTGGGATACCAAGAAGGAAGTCAAGGAAGCCTCCACTGCTACCATGACCAAGTCTACTGAAACCATCGACAACAAGGATATCGAAAAGTTTATCCCTAAGTTGATTGAATGTATTGCTAAGCCAACCGAAGTTCCAGAAACCGTTCACTTATTGGGTGCCACCACCTTCGTTTCCGAAGTCACCATGGCCACTTTGTCCATCATGGTCCCATTGTTGTCCAGAGGTTTGGCTGAACGTGACACTGCCATCAAGAGAAAGGCTGCTGTCATTGTCGACAACATGTGTAAGTTGGTCGAAGACCCACAAGTTGTAGCTCCTttcttggacaaattgTTGCCAGGCTTGAAGGCTAACTTCCAAACCATGGCTGATCCAGAAGCCCGTGACGTTACCCAAAGAGCCTTGAACACCTTGAAGAGAGTTGGTACCGTTGGTGAGGACGATGTTATCCCAGAAGTCTCTACTGCTGGTGACATTCCAGTTACCTTGGGTGAAttcgaaaagttgttggaaggaaagaacatcaacaagAGATTCGACGTTGTCAAGACCTACATTGCTGCTATTGCCGGTGACTTGATCGACGAAAGAGAAATCCAGCCTGAAGCTTGGTTGCACAACATCTTGCCATTTGCTACCATCTTCTTGCACGAAGCTGAATCCAAGGACatcattgaagaattcagaaAGAGAGCCCTTGACAACATCCCACAACCTCCTGCCTtcgaagacgaagaagatgaaggtgaagacTTGTGTAACTGTGAGTTCTCGTTGGCCTACGGTGCtaagatcttgttgaacaagactcaattgagattgaagagaaacagaagataCGGTTTGTGTGGTCCTAACGGTGCTGGTAAGTCCACCTTGATGAGAGCCATTGCCAACggtcaagttgaaggtttCCCAACCCAAGATGAATGTAAGACTGTCTACGTCGAACACGACATTGATGGTACTCACGCCGACACTACTGTCACTGAATTCGTCATCCAAGATGGTGAAGTTGGTTTGACTGAAGAAGTCGTCACcgaaaagttgattgaaTTCGGTTTCTCCGATGCCATGACCAAGATGCCTATTCAATCTTTGTCTGGTGgttggaagatgaagttggcCTTGGCCAGAGCTGTCTTGAAGAACGCTgacatcttgttgttggatgaACCAACTAACCATTTGGACACTGTCAACGTCGCTTGGTTGGTCAACTACTTGGAAACCTGTGGTATCACTTCCATCATTGTTTCCCACGACTCCGGTTTCTTGGACAACGTCTGTGAATACATTATCCACTACGAAGGtttcaagttgagaaagtaCAAGGGTAACTTATCTGAATTCGTCAAGAAGTGTCCTTCTGCTCAATCTTACTACGAGTTGGGTGCCTCTGACTTGGAATTCAGATTCCCAGAACCAGGTTTCTTGGAAGGTGTCAAGACCAAGCAAAAGGCCATTGTTAAGGTGTCTTCCATGTCTTTCCAATACCCAGGTACCACTAAGCCACAAATCCAAGACATTAACTTCCAATGTTCTTTGTCTTCCAGAATTGCTGTCATTGGTCCAAACGGTGCTGGTAAGTCTACCTTGATTAACGTCTTGACTGGTGAATTATTGCCAACTACTGGTGAAGTTTACGTCCACGAAAACTGTCGTATCGCTTACATTAAGCAACACGCTTTCGCTCACATTGATAACCACTTGGACAAAACCCCATCTGAATATATCCAATGGAGATTCCAAACTGGTGAAGACAGAGAAACCATGGACAGAGCTTCCAGACAAATCTCTGAATCCGACGAGCAAAACatgaacaagatcttcaaggTCGAAGGTAccccaagaagaattgcTGGTATTCATGCTAGAAgaaagttcaagaactcttACGAATACGAAATCTCCTGGAACTTGGGTGAAAACGTTGGTATGAAGAACGAAAGATGGGTCCCAATGATGTCTGTTGACAACACCTGGTTGCCAAGAGGTGAATTGATGGAAACCCACTCCAAGTTGGTCGCTGAAGTCGATATGAAGGAAGCCTTGGCTTCCGGTCAATTCAGACCTTTGACCAGAAAGGAAATCGAAGAACACTGTGCCATGTTGGGTCTTGAAACCGAATTGGTTTCTCACTCCAGAATCAGAGGTTTGTCTGGTGGTCAAAAGGTCAAGTTGGTCTTGGCTGCTTGTACCTGGCAAAGACCTCATTTGATCGTCTTGGATGAACCAACCAACTACTTGGACCGTGACTCTTTGGGTGCTTTGTCCAAGGCCTTGAAGGCTTTCGAAGGTGGTATTGTTATCATTACCCACTCTGCTGAATTCACCAAGGACTTGACTGAAGAAGTCTGGGCTGTTTTGGACGGTAGAATGACTCCATCCGGTCACAACTGGGTCCAAGGTCAAGGTGCTGGTCCAAGATTGGAAAACAaggaagatgatgaagaagacaaattcGATGCTATGGGTAACAAGGTTGCCGGtgctaagaagaagaagaagttgtcttcTGCTgagttgagaaagaagaagaaggaaagaatgaagaagaagaaggaattggGTGATGCCTACGTTTcttctgacgaagaattcTAA